The following coding sequences lie in one Saccopteryx bilineata isolate mSacBil1 chromosome X, mSacBil1_pri_phased_curated, whole genome shotgun sequence genomic window:
- the RPL36A gene encoding large ribosomal subunit protein eL42 — translation MVTLTNSQEEAQPRTSYILPFRAYPLPFRAASALANMVNVPKTRRTFCKKCGKHQPHKVTQYKKGKDSLYAQGKRRYDRKQSGYGGQTKPIFRKKAKTTKKIVLRLECVEPNCRSKRMLAIKRCKHFELGGDKKRKGQVIQF, via the exons ATGGTCACTCTCACGAACTCCCAGGAGGAAGCGCAACCAAGAACCTCCTATATACTTCCGTTTCGCGCCTACCCTCTTCCTTTTCGTGCTGCTAGCGCTCTCGCAAACATG GTGAACGTTCCTAAAACCCGCCGGACTTTCTGTAAGAAGTGCGGCAAGCATCAACCCCACAAAGTAACACAGTACAAGAAGGGCAAGGATTCTCTGTATGCACAGG GAAAGCGGCGTTATGACAGGAAGCAGAGCGGATACGGGGGGCAGACGAAGCCCATTTTCCGCAAAAAG gctaAAACTACAAAGAAGATTGTGCTGAGGCTTGAATGTGTTGAGCCCAACTGCAGGTCCAAGAGAATGCTGGCTATTAAGAGATGCAAGCATTTTGAACTGGGAGGAGATAAGAAGCGAAAG GGCCAAGTGATCCAGTTCTAA
- the HNRNPH2 gene encoding heterogeneous nuclear ribonucleoprotein H2 produces the protein MMLSSEGREGYVVKVRGLPWSCSADEVMRFFSDCKIQNGTSGIRFIYTREGRPSGEAFVELESEDEVKLALKKDRETMGHRYVEVFKSNSVEMDWVLKHTGPNSPDTANDGFVRLRGLPFGCSKEEIVQFFSGLEIVPNGMTLPVDFQGRSTGEAFVQFASQEIAEKALKKHKERIGHRYIEIFKSSRAEVRTHYDPPRKLMAMQRPGPYDRPGAGRGYNSIGRGAGFERMRRGAYGGGYAGYDDYGGYNDGYGFGSDRFGRDLNYCFSGMSDHRYGDGGSSFQSTTGHCVHMRGLPYRATENDIYNFFSPLNPMRVHIEIGPDGRVTGEADVEFATHEDAVAAMAKDKANMQHRYVELFLNSTAGTSGGAYDHSYVELFLNSTAGASGGAYGSQMMGGMGLSNQSSYGGPASQQLSSGYGGGYGGQSSMSGYDQVLQENSSDYQSNLA, from the coding sequence ATGATGCTGAGCTCGGAAGGCAGGGAGGGTTACGTGGTGAAGGTCCGGGGCCTTCCCTGGTCCTGCTCTGCTGATGAAGTGATGCGCTTCTTCTCTGATTGCAAAATCCAGAATGGCACGTCAGGGATTCGTTTCATCTACACCAGAGAAGGCAGACCAAGTGGCGAAGCATTTGTCGAACTTGAGTCGGAAGATGAAGTGAAGTTGGCCCTGAAGAAGGACAGAGAAACCATGGGACACAGATACGTTGAAGTATTCAAGTCCAACAGTGTTGAAATGGATTGGGTGTTGAAGCACACAGGCCCAAACAGTCCTGATACCGCGAATGATGGCTTCGTCCGCCTTAGAGGACTCCCGTTTGGCTGTAGCAAGGAGGAGATTGTTCAGTTTTTTTCAGGGTTGGAAATTGTGCCAAATGGGATGACACTGCCGGTGGACTTTCAGGGGCGGAGCACAGGGGAGGCCTTTGTGCAGTTTGCTTCACAGGAGATCGCTGAAAAGGCCTTAAAGAAACACAAGGAAAGAATAGGGCACAGGTACATTGAAATCTTCAAGAGTAGCCGAGCGGAAGTCCGAACCCACTATGACCCCCCTAGAAAGCTCATGGCCATGCAGCGACCAGGTCCCTATGATAGGCCAGGGGCTGGCAGAGGGTATAATAGCATTGGCAGAGGGGCAGGGTTTGAGAGGATGAGGCGGGGCGCCTATGGTGGAGGGTATGCAGGCTATGATGATTACGGTGGCTATAATGATGGATATGGCTTTGGGTCTGATAGATTTGGGAGAGACCTCAACTACTGTTTTTCAGGAATGTCTGATCATAGATATGGAGATGGTGGGTCCAGTTTCCAGAGTACCACAGGTCATTGTGTACACATGAGGGGATTACCTTACAGAGCCACTGAGAATgatatttacaattttttctcACCTCTTAACCCTATGAGAGTACACATTGAAATTGGACCTGATGGCCGAGTTACTGGTGAGGCAGATGTTGAATTTGCTACCCATGAAGATGCTGTAGCAGCCATGGCAAAAGATAAAGCTAATATGCAGCATAGATATGTGGAGCTCTTCTTGAATTCTACTGCAGGAACAAGTGGGGGTGCTTACGATCACAGCTACGTAGAGCTCTTTTTGAATTCTACAGCAGGGGCAAGTGGCGGTGCTTATGGCAGCCAAATGATGGGAGGGATGGGCTTATCCAACCAGTCCAGTTATGGAGGTCCTGCTAGCCAGCAGCTGAGTAGTGGCTACGGAGGTGGTTATGGTGGTCAGAGCAGTATGAGTGGATATGACCAAGTTCTGCAGGAAAACTCCAGTGACTATCAGTCAAACCTTGCATAg
- the GLA gene encoding alpha-galactosidase A, translated as MMRRTAIVQPLGCVTALCLMALVLWDVPGACALDNGLAMTPTMGWLHWERFMCNTDCKEEPDSCISEKLFMQMADVMNSDGWREVGYKYLCIDDCWMAPQRDSKGRLQADPIRFPSGIRHLANYVHSKGLKLGIYADVGKKTCAGYPGSFGYYDIDAKTFADWGVDLLKFDGCYCDSVEQLADGYKHMSLALNKTGRSIVYSCEWPLYMWPFRKPNYTEIRQYCNHWRNSGDVYDSWQSIKSILFWTSSNQKTIVSAAGPGGWNDPDMLVIGNFGLSWDQQVTQMALWAIMAAPLLMSNDLRNISLQAKTLLQNKDVIAINQDPLGKQGYLLRKEDNIEVWERPLSNLAWAVAMVNLQEIGGPRSYTVNIASLGRGVACNPACHITELLPVKTKLGFYEWTAGLKTRINPTGTVLFRLERSKTF; from the exons ATGATGAGGCGGACAGCCATCGTCCAGCCGCTGGGCTGCGTGACAGCGCTTTGCTTAATGGCCTTGGTTCTCTGGGACGTTCCTGGGGCCTGTGCCCTGGACAATGGTTTGGCCATGACCCCTACCATGGGCTGGTTGCATTGGGAGCGCTTCATGTGCAACACTGACTGTAAAGAAGAGCCGGATTCCTGTATAAG TGAGAAGCTCTTCATGCAGATGGCAGATGTCATGAACTCAGATGGCTGGAGGGAAGTAGGGTATAAGTACCTCTGCATTGATGACTGTTGGATGGCTCCCCAGAGAGACTCAAAAGGCAGACTTCAGGCAGACCCTATACGCTTTCCTAGTGGGATCCGCCACCTAGCTAATTAT GTTCATAGCAAAGGACTGAAGCTAGGAATTTATGCAGATGTTGGGAAAAAAACCTGCGCGGGCTACCCTGGGAGCTTTGGATACTATGACATTGATGCCAAAACCTTTGCTGACTGGGGAGTAGATCTGCTAAAATTTGATGGTTGTTACTGTGACAGTGTGGAACAGTTGGCAGACG GTTATAAGCACATGTCCTTGGCTCTGAACAAGACTGGCCGAAGCATCGTGTACTCCTGTGAGTGGCCCCTTTATATGTGGCCCTTTCGTAAG CCCAATTATACAGAAATCCGACAGTACTGCAATCACTGGAGAAATTCTGGAGATGTTTATGATTCTTGGCAAAGTATAAAGAGTATCTTGTTCTGGACATCTTCTAACCAGAAGACAATTGTCAGTGCCGCCGGACCAGGGGGTTGGAATGACCCAGATATG TTAGTGATCGGCAACTTTGGCCTCAGCTGGGATCAGCAGGTAACTCAGATGGCCCTCTGGGCTATCATGGCAGCTCCGTTACTCATGTCCAATGACCTCCGAAACATCAGCCTTCAAGCCAAAACCCTCCTTCAGAATAAAGATGTAATTGCCATCAACCAGGACCCCTTAGGCAAGCAGGGGTACCTACTTAGAAAG GAAGACAACATCGAGGTGTGGGAACGCCCTCTCTCGAACTTAGCGTGGGCTGTGGCTATGGTGAACCTTCAGGAGATTGGAGGCCCTCGTTCTTACACTGTCAATATTGCTTCCCTGGGTAGAGGAGTGGCCTGCAATCCTGCCTGTCATATCACAGAACTCCTCCCTGTGAAGACAAAGCTGGGGTTTTATGAATGGACTGCAGGCTTAAAAACTCGAATAAATCCCACAGGCACTGTTTTGTTTCGGTTAGAAAGAAGCAAgacattttaa